The genomic interval CATGCTCGACCTGTGCGTCGACTACGTCGGCCGCGACGGTGTCAAGGATATGGAGGCCCTGGCCTCGCGCCTGGCCACCTCCTCCACCCTGCCGATCATGCTGGACTCCACCGAAACCCCGGTGCTGCGCGCCGGTTTGGAGCACCTGGGTGGCCGGTGCGCGGTGAACTCGGTGAACTACGAAGACGGTGACGGCCCCGAATCCCGCTTCCAGCAGACCATGGCACTGGTCGCCGAGCACGGCGCGGCCGTGGTGGCGCTGACCATCGACGAGGAGGGGCAGGCACGCACCGCCGAGAAGAAGGTGGAGATCGCCGAACGCCTGATCGCCGATATCACCGGCAACTGGGGTCTGCTGGAGAGCGACATCATCATCGATACGCTCACCTTCACCCTCGGCACCGGCCAGGAGGAGTCGCGCAAGGACGGCCTCGAAACCATCGAGGCCATCCGCGAACTCAAGCGCAAACACCCGGATGTGCAGACCACCCTGGGGCTTTCGAACATCTCCTTCGGTCTCAACCCGGCTGCCCGGCAGGTGCTGAACTCGGTGTTCATGCACGAATGCGTCGAAGCCGGACTGGATTCGGCGATCGTGCACGCGTCCAAGATCCTGCCGATGGCCCGCATTCCCGAAGAACAGCGCCAGACCGCGCTGGATCTGGTCTACGACCGCCGCGGCGAGGATTACGACCCGTTGCAGAAGTTGATGTCGCTGTTCGAAGGTGTGTCGACTTCCTCGACGAAGGCCTCGCGCGCGGAGGAACTCGCGGCGCTGCCGCTGTTCGAGCGTCTGGAGCGGCGCATCGTCGACGGCGAAAAAGCCGGTATGGAAGCCGATTTGGACGCAGCCATGGCCGAGGTGCCGCCGCTGCAGATCATCAACGAAACCCTGCTGTCGGGCATGAAGACCGTCGGTGAGTTGTTCGGGTCGGGCCAGATGCAGTTGCCGTTCGTGCTGCAGTCCGCCGAGGTGATGAAAACCGCGGTGGCCTATCTGGAACCGCACATGGAGGCCACCGACGACAGCGGCAAGGGCCGCATCGTGCTGGCCACCGTCAAGGGCGACGTGCACGACATCGGCAAGAACCTGGTCGACATCATCCTGTCCAACAACGGCTACGAGGTGGTCAACCTCGGTATCAAGCAGCCGATCGCGACGATTCTCGACGCCGCCGTGGACAAGAAGGCCGACGTCATCGGCATGTCCGGCCTGCTGGTGAAGTCCACGGTGATCATGAAGGAGAACCTGCAGGAGCTCAACGCCAAGGGCGTCGCCGAGCAGTTCCCGGTCCTGCTCGGTGGCGCGGCGCTGACCCGTGCCTACGTCGAGCACGATCTCACCGAGGTCTACCAGGGCGATGTGCACTACGCGCGGGACGCGTTCGAAGGCCTGCGTTTGATGGACGAGATCATGACCGTCAAGCGCGGCGGCGGTATCGACCCCAACAGCCCGGCCGCCGTCGCCGAGCGGGAGAAGGCCGCCGAACGCAAGGCCCGCCACGAGCGTTCCAAGCGCATCGCCGAGGAGCGCAAGGCCAAGGAGGTGCCCGTCGTGGTGCCCGAGCGCTCCGACGTGGCCGCCGACCTGCCCGTTCCGGTGCCGCCGTTCTGGGGCACCCGCGTGGTGAAGGGGCTGGCGCTGCAGGAGTATTCGGGTCTGCTCGACGAGCGAGCGCTGTTCCTGGGCCAATGGGGTCTGCGCGGCCAGCGCGGCGGTGAGGGCCCCAGCTACGAGGAGCTGGTGGAGACCGAGGGCCGGCCGCGGCTGCGGTACTGGCTGGACAGGCTGGCCACCGAGAACGTGCTGCAGCACGCCGCGGTGGTCTACGGATACTTCCCGGCGGTGTCGGAGGGCGACGAGGTCATCGTGCTGACCGAACCGGATCCGGATGCGCCCGAACGCTATCGGTTCACCTTCCCGCGCCAGCAACGCGACCGATTCCTCTGCATCGCCGACTTCATCCGTTCCCGGGCCAAGGCGAAGGAGGCCGGTCAGGTCGACGTGCTGCCGTTCCAGCTGGTCACCATGGGCCAGCCGATCGCCGACTTCGCCAACGAGCTGTTCGCCGGCGACAATTACCGCGACTACCTCGAGGTGCACGGCATCGGCGTGCAGCTCACCGAGGCGCTCGCCGAGTACTGGCATCGCCGAATCCGCGAGGAGCTGACGCTGGAAGGGCATGCGGTGGCCGAATCCGATCCGGCCGACGTGCAGGACTACTTCAAGCTCGGTTACCGCGGCGCCCGCTATTCCTTCGGCTACGGCGCCTGCCCTGATCTGGAGGACCGCGCGAAGTTGGTCGACCTGCTGGAGGCCGGCCGGATCGGTGTG from Nocardia goodfellowii carries:
- the metH gene encoding methionine synthase; translated protein: MPASRTARVQPGRRPVADPAFDTTLLDTLARRVVIGDGAMGTMLQAADLTLDDFRGLEGCNEILNDTRPDVLRSIHRAYFEAGADAVETNTFGCNLPNLADYDIADRIRDLSERGTRLAREVADEMGPSADGTPRYVLGSMGPGTKLPTLGHAPFTVLRDAYVESALGMLDGGADAILIETCQDLLQVKAAITGSRRAMAQAGRRIPIITHVTVETTGTMLVGSEIGAALAALEPLGIDMIGLNCATGPAEMSEHLRHLSKHAQLPVSVMPNAGLPVLGPNGAEYPLTPEELAIALRGFVAEYGLALVGGCCGTTPEHIRQVTAAVREVEKSLPPIAERRRPEHEPSVSSMYTAVPFEQDASILMIGERTNANGSKAFRDAMLVEDWQKCLDIAKDQTRDGAHMLDLCVDYVGRDGVKDMEALASRLATSSTLPIMLDSTETPVLRAGLEHLGGRCAVNSVNYEDGDGPESRFQQTMALVAEHGAAVVALTIDEEGQARTAEKKVEIAERLIADITGNWGLLESDIIIDTLTFTLGTGQEESRKDGLETIEAIRELKRKHPDVQTTLGLSNISFGLNPAARQVLNSVFMHECVEAGLDSAIVHASKILPMARIPEEQRQTALDLVYDRRGEDYDPLQKLMSLFEGVSTSSTKASRAEELAALPLFERLERRIVDGEKAGMEADLDAAMAEVPPLQIINETLLSGMKTVGELFGSGQMQLPFVLQSAEVMKTAVAYLEPHMEATDDSGKGRIVLATVKGDVHDIGKNLVDIILSNNGYEVVNLGIKQPIATILDAAVDKKADVIGMSGLLVKSTVIMKENLQELNAKGVAEQFPVLLGGAALTRAYVEHDLTEVYQGDVHYARDAFEGLRLMDEIMTVKRGGGIDPNSPAAVAEREKAAERKARHERSKRIAEERKAKEVPVVVPERSDVAADLPVPVPPFWGTRVVKGLALQEYSGLLDERALFLGQWGLRGQRGGEGPSYEELVETEGRPRLRYWLDRLATENVLQHAAVVYGYFPAVSEGDEVIVLTEPDPDAPERYRFTFPRQQRDRFLCIADFIRSRAKAKEAGQVDVLPFQLVTMGQPIADFANELFAGDNYRDYLEVHGIGVQLTEALAEYWHRRIREELTLEGHAVAESDPADVQDYFKLGYRGARYSFGYGACPDLEDRAKLVDLLEAGRIGVVLSEELQLHPEQSTDAFVLLHPEAKYFNA